Proteins from a genomic interval of Chanodichthys erythropterus isolate Z2021 chromosome 6, ASM2448905v1, whole genome shotgun sequence:
- the si:ch211-15p9.2 gene encoding pyruvate dehydrogenase [acetyl-transferring]-phosphatase 1, mitochondrial, giving the protein MSSTSLHHLRHQWSLPRWTAAMQGYVTVNRTTLLHTWHFHSSKSTVCTPACTHPPMILNLRRKYNGQAKQMSLPQINHVLKANEYSLKANGYDGRYNGSIKGFDSNILPSNSPSEDRRSAATCLQNHGMLFGVFDGHAGSACAQAVSERLFYYIAVSLLPLKTLNDIEEAVESERPVLPVLQWHKHPNDYVSTDSGKLYFNSLRTYWQERIDLHEDDDNDIRTALRNAFKRLDNDISLEAQVDFGVPFAHFTPLRVAMSGCTACVAHVDREDVHVANLGDSRAVLGVQGDDGRWSALTITNDHNAHNSDEMQRVLSEHPASEHKTVVKHDRLLGLLIPFRAFGDMKFKWSSELLNRIHEARPELLVGNENAKMLPPNYHTPPYLTAEPEITYHKLRPQDKFLILATDGLWELMHRQTVVQVLGEHLSDIQWKKPVSGLCFTVGQMHRLLQERKNRALSALEDENSATHLIRHALGSDGCGSIEPKRIAKMLSLPQDLARMYRDDITIIVIHFNS; this is encoded by the coding sequence ATGTCTTCAACTTCACTGCATCACCTCAGACATCAGTGGTCATTACCTAGATGGACAGCAGCAATGCAGGGATATGTGACTGTAAATAGAACCACTTTATTGCACACATGGCATTTCCATTCCTCAAAATCCACAGTTTGCACACCAGCCTGCACACATCCACCAATGATTCTAAACCTCAGAAGAAAATACAATGGCCAGGCAAAACAGATGTCACTCCCTCAGATAAACCATGTTTTAAAGGCTAATGAGTATAGTTTAAAAGCAAATGGTTATGATGGACGGTATAATGGGTCAATAAAAGGGTTTGATAGTAATATCTTACCATCAAACTCCCCAAGTGAAGACCGTCGGAGTGCTGCAACATGTCTACAGAACCATGGCATGCTGTTCGGAGTGTTTGATGGTCATGCAGGGTCTGCTTGCGCACAAGCAGTTAGTGAACGTCTCTTCTACTACATAGCCGTGTCTCTACTTCCACTGAAGACTTTAAATGATATAGAGGAGGCTGTTGAGAGTGAACGGCCTGTGCTTCCGGTGCTGCAATGGCACAAGCATCCCAATGACTATGTTAGCACAGATTCTGGCAAGCTATACTTCAATAGTCTGAGGACATACTGGCAGGAGAGGATCGACCTTCACGAGGATGATGACAATGACATACGAACAGCTTTGAGAAATGCTTTCAAGAGATTGGACAACGATATATCCTTGGAGGCCCAGGTGGACTTTGGGGTTCCCTTTGCTCATTTCACACCTCTCAGAGTGGCTATGTCTGGATGCACAGCTTGTGTGGCTCACGTGGACCGAGAAGATGTTCATGTAGCCAATCTGGGTGACAGCAGAGCAGTTCTTGGGGTCCAAGGGGATGATGGGAGGTGGTCGGCTCTCACTATTACCAATGACCATAACGCCCACAACTCAGACGAGATGCAACGAGTTCTCTCTGAGCATCCTGCTTCAGAGCACAAGACAGTGGTGAAACATGACAGGTTATTGGGCTTGTTAATACCTTTCAGGGCTTTTGGAGACATGAAGTTCAAgtggagcagtgagctcttgaaTCGCATCCACGAGGCACGGCCAGAACTGCTGGTCGGGAACGAAAATGCAAAAATGCTGCCTCCGAACTACCACACACCACCTTACCTCACAGCAGAGCCAGAAATAACATATCATAAATTGCGACCCCAGGACAAATTCTTGATTCTAGCTACTGATGGTCTCTGGGAATTGATGCATAGGCAGACTGTTGTGCAAGTCTTAGGGGAACACCTGTCTGACATCCAGTGGAAGAAGCCAGTTTCTGGACTATGTTTTACAGTGGGACAGATGCATAGACTGCTGCAGGAGAGGAAGAATAGAGCTCTCTCTGCTCTGGAGGATGAGAACAGTGCAACTCATCTGATACGTCACGCTCTGGGCAGCGATGGCTGTGGCTCCATTGAACCTAAGCGTATAGCCAAAATGCTTAGTCTGCCCCAGGATTTGGCAAGAATGTACAGAGATGATATAACAATTATAGTCATCCACTTTAATAGTTAA
- the rbm39a gene encoding RNA-binding protein 39a isoform X1, translated as MADDLDIEAMLEAPYKKDDNKSISTNGHEERSKKKKKSKSRSRSRERKRSRSRDRKKSHDHRRSRSRERKRSRSRERRRSRSRSRERGGRYRAPFSGLKFNGGPRGKTGPPPVIKLSRRRSRSRSPFKKDKSPIRQPIDNLTPEERDARTVFCMQLAARIRPRDLEEFFSAVGKVRDVRIISDRNSRRSKGIAYIEFVDATSVPLAIGLSGQRLLGVPIIVQASQAEKNRAAALANNLQKGSSGPMRLYVGSLHFNITEDMLRGIFEPFGRIDSIQLMMDSETGRSKGYGFITFADAECAKKALEQLNGFELAGRPMKVGHVTERTDASTASSFLDNDELERTGIDLGTTGRLQLMARLAEGTGLQIPPAAQQALQMSGSMVAMAAATAAMNPGLSFNINVPTNQALNLPSQPIATHCFQLSNMFNPNSENDPGWEIEIQDDVIEECNKHGGVIHIYVDKKSAEGNVYVKCPTIPAAMAAVSALHGRWFGGKMITAAYVPLPTYHNLFPESVQATQLLMPSRR; from the exons atggcCGATGATTTGGACATCGAAGCAATGCTAGAGGCTCCATATAAAAAG GATGACAACAAGTCCATAAGTACCAATGGGCACGAGGAGCGGAGCAAgaa GAAAAAGAAGAGCAAGAGTCGCAGCAGGAGTCGGGAGAGGAAAAGAAGCAGGAGTCGCGATCGCAAGAAGAGTCATGACCACAGGAGGAGCCGCAGCAGAGAGCGGAAGCGCAGCCGCAGCAGGGAGAGACGCCGCAGCCGTTCCAGGAGCAGGGAGCGTGGCGGTCGCTACAGAGCTCCATT TTCTGGCCTGAAATTTAACGGTGGTCCCAGGGGGAAGACTGGCCCACCACCTGTCATCAAACTAAG CCGTAGAAGGTCTAGAAGCCGCAGTCCTTTCAAGAAAGACAAAAGCCCTATAAG ACAGCCTATTGATAATCTCACCCCAGAGGAAAGGGATGCGCGCACAGTGTTCTGCATGCAGCTGGCAGCTAGAATCCGACCACGAGACCTGGAGGAATTCTTTTCTGCAGTGGGAAAA GTGCGAGATGTGCGAATCATCTCTGACAGAAACTCCAGAAGATCCAAAGGAATTGCTTACATTGAGTTTGTAGACGCCACCTCTGTACCTTTGGCAATAGGCCTATCCGGTCAAAGACTTCTCGGAGTACCAATCATTGTCCAGGCTTCACAG GCTGAGAAAAACAGAGCAGCTGCATTGGCCAACAACTTACAGAAGGGCAGTTCAGGACCTATGAGACTGTATGTTGGCTCATTACACTTCAACATCACAGAAGACATGCTCAGAGGCATCTTTGAACCATTTGGAAGG ATTGATAGTATTCAACTGATGATGGACAGTGAAACCGGACGATCTAAAGGATATGGCTTTATCACG TTTGCTGATGCCGAATGCGCTAAGAAGGCTCTGGAACAGCTTAATGGCTTTGAGTTGGCTGGCAGACCGATGAAAGTGGGACATGTGACGGAACGCACTGATGCCTCCACCGCCAGCTCCTTCCTGGACAATGATGAGCTGGAGAGGACCGGTATTGATCTGGGAACTACTGGAAGGCTTCAACTCATGGCCAGACTGGCTGAAG gTACTGGTCTGCAGATCCCACCTGCTGCACAACAGGCCCTTCAGATGAGTGGCTCCATGGTAGCCATGGCTGCAGCTACTG ctgCTATGAACCCTGGATTGAGTTTTAACATCAACGTGCCCACAAACCAAGCTTTGAATCTACCATCGCAACCAATTGCAACACACTGTTTCCAGCTGTCTAACATGTTCAATCCAAATTC AGAAAATGATCCTGGTTGGGAAATCGAAATTCAGGATGATGTCATTGAAGAGTGCAACAAACACGGTGGAGTCATACATATATACGTGGACAAGAAATCCGCTGAA gGTAATGTCTATGTAAAGTGTCCCACCATTCCTGCTGCCATGGCTGCGGTCAGTGCGTTACATGGACGCTGGTTTGGAG gtAAAATGATCACAGCAGCTTATGTCCCTCTTCCTACATACCACAACCTTTTCCCAGAGTCAGTGCAGGCTACACAGCTTCTTATGCCCAGTCGCCGGTGA
- the rbm39a gene encoding RNA-binding protein 39a isoform X2 gives MKDDNKSISTNGHEERSKKKKKSKSRSRSRERKRSRSRDRKKSHDHRRSRSRERKRSRSRERRRSRSRSRERGGRYRAPFSGLKFNGGPRGKTGPPPVIKLSRRRSRSRSPFKKDKSPIRQPIDNLTPEERDARTVFCMQLAARIRPRDLEEFFSAVGKVRDVRIISDRNSRRSKGIAYIEFVDATSVPLAIGLSGQRLLGVPIIVQASQAEKNRAAALANNLQKGSSGPMRLYVGSLHFNITEDMLRGIFEPFGRIDSIQLMMDSETGRSKGYGFITFADAECAKKALEQLNGFELAGRPMKVGHVTERTDASTASSFLDNDELERTGIDLGTTGRLQLMARLAEGTGLQIPPAAQQALQMSGSMVAMAAATAAMNPGLSFNINVPTNQALNLPSQPIATHCFQLSNMFNPNSENDPGWEIEIQDDVIEECNKHGGVIHIYVDKKSAEGNVYVKCPTIPAAMAAVSALHGRWFGGKMITAAYVPLPTYHNLFPESVQATQLLMPSRR, from the exons ATGAAG GATGACAACAAGTCCATAAGTACCAATGGGCACGAGGAGCGGAGCAAgaa GAAAAAGAAGAGCAAGAGTCGCAGCAGGAGTCGGGAGAGGAAAAGAAGCAGGAGTCGCGATCGCAAGAAGAGTCATGACCACAGGAGGAGCCGCAGCAGAGAGCGGAAGCGCAGCCGCAGCAGGGAGAGACGCCGCAGCCGTTCCAGGAGCAGGGAGCGTGGCGGTCGCTACAGAGCTCCATT TTCTGGCCTGAAATTTAACGGTGGTCCCAGGGGGAAGACTGGCCCACCACCTGTCATCAAACTAAG CCGTAGAAGGTCTAGAAGCCGCAGTCCTTTCAAGAAAGACAAAAGCCCTATAAG ACAGCCTATTGATAATCTCACCCCAGAGGAAAGGGATGCGCGCACAGTGTTCTGCATGCAGCTGGCAGCTAGAATCCGACCACGAGACCTGGAGGAATTCTTTTCTGCAGTGGGAAAA GTGCGAGATGTGCGAATCATCTCTGACAGAAACTCCAGAAGATCCAAAGGAATTGCTTACATTGAGTTTGTAGACGCCACCTCTGTACCTTTGGCAATAGGCCTATCCGGTCAAAGACTTCTCGGAGTACCAATCATTGTCCAGGCTTCACAG GCTGAGAAAAACAGAGCAGCTGCATTGGCCAACAACTTACAGAAGGGCAGTTCAGGACCTATGAGACTGTATGTTGGCTCATTACACTTCAACATCACAGAAGACATGCTCAGAGGCATCTTTGAACCATTTGGAAGG ATTGATAGTATTCAACTGATGATGGACAGTGAAACCGGACGATCTAAAGGATATGGCTTTATCACG TTTGCTGATGCCGAATGCGCTAAGAAGGCTCTGGAACAGCTTAATGGCTTTGAGTTGGCTGGCAGACCGATGAAAGTGGGACATGTGACGGAACGCACTGATGCCTCCACCGCCAGCTCCTTCCTGGACAATGATGAGCTGGAGAGGACCGGTATTGATCTGGGAACTACTGGAAGGCTTCAACTCATGGCCAGACTGGCTGAAG gTACTGGTCTGCAGATCCCACCTGCTGCACAACAGGCCCTTCAGATGAGTGGCTCCATGGTAGCCATGGCTGCAGCTACTG ctgCTATGAACCCTGGATTGAGTTTTAACATCAACGTGCCCACAAACCAAGCTTTGAATCTACCATCGCAACCAATTGCAACACACTGTTTCCAGCTGTCTAACATGTTCAATCCAAATTC AGAAAATGATCCTGGTTGGGAAATCGAAATTCAGGATGATGTCATTGAAGAGTGCAACAAACACGGTGGAGTCATACATATATACGTGGACAAGAAATCCGCTGAA gGTAATGTCTATGTAAAGTGTCCCACCATTCCTGCTGCCATGGCTGCGGTCAGTGCGTTACATGGACGCTGGTTTGGAG gtAAAATGATCACAGCAGCTTATGTCCCTCTTCCTACATACCACAACCTTTTCCCAGAGTCAGTGCAGGCTACACAGCTTCTTATGCCCAGTCGCCGGTGA
- the nfs1 gene encoding cysteine desulfurase, mitochondrial, with the protein MMNRTLSTKLLGSMCGISSPRLRFAQSAANAVQKQKELIKSRELEKDELRPLYMDFQATTPMDPRVLDAMLPYQVNYYGNPHSRTHAYGWESESAMEKARKQVAALIGADPREIVFTSGATESNNMSIKGVARFYKAKKKHIITTQTEHKCVLDSCRVLEAEGFDITYLPVKDNGLIDLKQLEEAIRPDTSLVSIMTINNEIGVKQPIKEIGHLCRSKNVFFHTDAAQAVGKIPVNVTDWKVDLMSISGHKIYGPKGVGALYVRRRPRIRIEPLQNGGGQERGLRSGTVPTPLVVGLGAACEVAQQELEYDHKRVTLLANRLVQKIMSEIPDVVMNGDPDQRYSGCINLSFAYVEGESLLMALKDVALSSGSACTSASLEPSYVLRAIGTDEDLAHSSIRFGIGRFTTEEEVDYTAEKCIQHVKRLREMSPLWEMVQEGIDLKSIKWTQH; encoded by the exons ATGATGAACAGGACTTTATCGACAAAACTTCTGGGCTCCATGTGTGGGATCTCCAGCCCTCGACTGAGATTCGCTCAAAGCGCTGCAAACGCTGTACAGAAGCAGAAAG aattgatcaaaagtaggGAACTTGAAAAGGATGAGCTGAGACCTCTGTATATGGACTTTCAGGCCACCACACCCATG GACCCAAGGGTTTTGGATGCCATGCTCCCCTATCAAGTGAATTACTATGGCAACCCACATTCCAGGACTCATGCTTATGGATGGGAGAGTGAGAGCGCAATGGAAAAAGCAagaaaa CAAGTTGCAGCTCTTATTGGTGCTGACCCAAGGGAGATTGTGTTCACCAGTGGTGCGACTGAGTCCAACAATATGTCAATCAAA GGTGTGGCTCGGTTTTATAAGGCTAAGAAAAAGCACATTATTACCACCCAAACCGAACACAAGTGTGTGCTGGACTCGTGTCGGGTTCTGGAGGCAGAGGGTTTTGATATAACTTATTTACCTGTGAAAGATAATGGGCTGATTGACCTGAAG CAATTAGAGGAAGCAATCCGTCCTGATACAAGCTTGGTGTCCATAATGACTATCAACAATGAGATTGGTGTCAAACAGCCAATCAAAGAAATAG GTCATCTGTGTAGGTCCAAAAATGTGTTCTTCCACACTGATGCTGCTCAGGCTGTTGGAAAGATCCCTGTTAATGTCACTGACTGGAAAGTGGACCTGATGTCCATCAGCGGACATAAGATCTACGGACCCAAAG GAGTTGGGGCTTTGTACGTGAGGAGAAGACCCAGAATTCGTATTGAGCCTTTGCAGAACGGAGGAGGTCAGGAAAGGGGGCTTCGTTCAGGGACCGTCCCCACACCTCTAGTCGTAGGCCTCGGAGCCGCCTGTGAGGTTGCCCAGCAAGAGTTAGAG tACGATCACAAGCGTGTGACATTGCTTGCTAATCGCCTCGTGCAGAAGATCATGTCTGAGATTCCTGATGTTGTGATGAATGGAGACCCAGATCAGAGGTACTCAG GATGCATTAATTTATCATTTGCCTACGTTGAGGGGGAGAGTCTGTTGATGGCGTTGAAAGATGTTGCACTTTCCTCTGGAAG CGCCTGCACATCTGCTTCTCTGGAGCCCTCGTATGTTCTCAGAGCGATAGGGACAGATGAGGACTTGGCGCACTCTTCTATACG ATTTGGTATTGGCAGATTCACCACAGAGGAAGAAGTGGACTACACAGCGGAGAAGTGCATTCAGCATGTCAAGCGGTTGAGGGAGATGAG TCCATTATGGGAAATGGTCCAGGAGGGCATTGACCTTAAGAGCATCAAATGGACCCAGCACTGA